In the genome of Pseudomonadota bacterium, one region contains:
- a CDS encoding ribbon-helix-helix protein, CopG family, giving the protein MATLSKRSTIYLDPNLHQALRLKALETSRSMSEIINEALKEALAEDAEDIAAFDQRADEPLISYEQMIKRLKKDGRI; this is encoded by the coding sequence ATGGCAACATTATCAAAACGCTCAACTATCTATTTAGATCCGAATCTTCATCAGGCATTAAGGCTCAAAGCTCTTGAGACATCGCGCTCAATGTCAGAAATAATTAATGAGGCATTGAAAGAAGCTCTTGCTGAAGATGCTGAAGATATTGCTGCATTCGATCAAAGAGCTGATGAGCCTTTAATCAGCTATGAGCAAATGATCAAGAGGCTTAAAAAAGATGGCCGAATATAA
- a CDS encoding type II toxin-antitoxin system RelE/ParE family toxin — translation MAEYKIFFKKSVWKDFKSIPDKDLAKILSCIESLGDNPCQPTCKKLSGQERYRLRYGRYRIIYSIQDDELTVWIVKVGHRKDVYN, via the coding sequence ATGGCCGAATATAAAATATTTTTCAAAAAGTCGGTTTGGAAAGATTTTAAATCAATTCCGGATAAAGATTTAGCAAAGATACTTAGCTGTATTGAATCACTTGGCGATAACCCGTGCCAACCAACATGTAAAAAATTAAGCGGCCAAGAAAGATATCGTTTGAGATATGGCCGGTACCGCATAATCTATTCTATCCAAGATGACGAACTTACTGTATGGATTGTTAAAGTTGGACATCGCAAAGATGTTTACAACTGA